The Henckelia pumila isolate YLH828 chromosome 2, ASM3356847v2, whole genome shotgun sequence genome includes a window with the following:
- the LOC140884045 gene encoding protein NRT1/ PTR FAMILY 5.10-like: MATGIHVSDAEAPLLNDAVDGSVDFKGRTATHSESGGWRSAAFIIGVEVAERFAYYGISSNLISFLTGPLGQSTAEAAENVNLWSGVASLLPLLGAFIADSFLGRYRMITLASGLYILGLGLLTASAFFYPFEDSDCQKASNSTACSPPQLQVFLFFFSLYVVALAQGGHKPCVQAFGADQFDEQDPIECKAKSSFFNWWYFSFSAGILVVLTVLNYIQDNLGWGLGFGVPCIVMCLALIIFFLGTKTYRFRAHSDDINPFIRIGQVFVRAVRNWQTNPTAISTEEEAQGILAHEGIQQFKFLNKALVMPDGSKKDGRVCSIDDIEEAKAVLRLVPIWATSLVYAIVFAQVSTLFTKQGVTMDRKITSSLQIPPASLQSFVTIAIVTVLPIYDCILVPVARAITRKPSGISMLQRIGIGIFFAMLSMVAAAIVENKRLEIAIEHGLVDTPKATVPMSVWWLIPQYLFFGVADVFTMVGLQEFFYDQAPGELKSVGLSLYLSIFGIGSFLSSFLISVIEKATSRNGHTSWFADNLNRAHFDYFYWLLAGLTAASLIVHIYFSRSYIYNRKLVI; this comes from the exons ATGGCCACTGGGATCCATGTATCCGACGCCGAAGCTCCTCTGTTGAACGACGCCGTTGATGGATCCGTTGACTTCAAAGGCCGAACCGCAACCCATTCCGAATCCGGTGGCTGGAGATCTGCTGCCTTCATCATTG GTGTGGAAGTGGCTGAGAGGTTTGCATACTACGGAATAAGTTCGAATTTGATAAGCTTCTTGACGGGGCCCTTGGGGCAGTCCACTGCCGAGGCGGCGGAGAATGTGAACTTGTGGTCTGGAGTGGCGTCGCTTTTGCCACTGTTGGGTGCCTTTATAGCTGACTCGTTTCTGGGTCGGTACCGTATGATAACTCTCGCTTCTGGCCTCTATATTCTG GGACTTGGATTATTGACTGCATCGGCTTTCTTTTATCCATTCGAAGATTCCGACTGCCAAAAAGCTTCCAATAGCACAGCATGTTCCCCACCTCAGCTTCAAGTTTTtctatttttcttctctttgtATGTAGTAGCATTGGCCCAAGGTGGGCATAAACCATGTGTTCAAGCTTTTGGAGCTGACCAATTTGATGAGCAAGATCCGATCGAGTGTAAAGCCAAAAGCTCATTCTTTAATTGGTGGTACTTTTCCTTTTCTGCTGGTATTTTGGTGGTTCTCACTGTTTTGAACTACATCCAAGACAATCTGGGATGGGGTCTTGGCTTTGGGGTCCCTTGTATTGTCATGTGCCTTGCCCTGATTATTTTTTTCCTGGGGACTAAGACATACCGATTTCGCGCACACAGCGATGATATAAACCCATTTATCAGAATCGGTCAAGTGTTTGTCAGAGCAGTTAGAAACTGGCAGACTAACCCTACAGCCATATCCACAGAGGAGGAAGCTCAGGGAATTCTGGCTCATGAGGGCATTCAGCAATTCAA ATTTCTAAACAAAGCCTTGGTTATGCCTGATGGGTCAAAGAAAGATGGCAGAGTTTGTAGCATTGATGACATTGAAGAGGCGAAGGCAGTTCTTAGACTTGTTCCAATATGGGCGACATCTTTGGTCTATGCTATTGTGTTTGCGCAGGTATCTACTTTATTTACCAAGCAAGGGGTTACAATGGACCGGAAAATCACTTCTAGCTTGCAAATACCACCTGCTTCTCTACAATCTTTTGTCACCATAGCTATCGTCACTGTCCTTCCTATCTACGACTGTATATTGGTTCCAGTTGCCAGAGCCATAACCAGAAAACCTTCAGGCATATCAATGCTTCAGCGCATTGGTATAGGGATATTTTTCGCGATGCTTTCCATGGTGGCTGCAGCCATAGTGGAAAATAAGCGTCTTGAAATTGCCATTGaacatggactggttgacactCCAAAGGCCACAGTACCAATGAGCGTATGGTGGCTTATACCTCAGTACTTATTTTTCGGAGTAGCTGATGTATTCACCATGGTCGGTCTACAAGAGTTCTTCTACGACCAGGCTCCTGGGGAACTTAAAAGTGTGGGTCTTTCTCTATACCTGAGTATTTTTGGCATTGGGAGTTTCTTAAGTAGTTTTCTCATATCTGTGATTGAAAAGGCCACGAGCAGAAATGGCCATACCAGTTGGTTCGCGGACAACTTGAATCGGGCACACTTCGATTACTTCTATTGGCTACTGGCAGGGCTTACTGCTGCATCACTCATTGTACATATCTACTTCTCGAGATCATATATTTACAATAGGAAACTTGTTATTTGA